CGGCCGAGGCGAAGACGTCGGCCGGGGCGCCCTCCAGCAACTGGGTGACCAGCGTCGACGATCCGTCGTAGACCGGGCTGAATCGCACGTCCGGATGCTCGGCGATGAACGCGTCTCCGAGAGCGTCGAAGGCCGCCGACAGAGAGGCCGCGGCGTACACCGTGAGCTCCCCGGCCACAGTGCTCTCGGATGCCGCACCGGGCGCGGCCGGAGCGGGCGACTCGGACGCGCACCCGGTCAGCATGAGCGCCGCCATGGCGGCGACGGCGGTGAGGGTTCGGCGCAGGGACGTGCGCATGTCAGGACTTCGGCACTTCGACGACGACCTGCGTCGCCTTGACGGATGCGGTGGCGAGCGAGCCGACCTCCAGGCGCAGCTCCCTCGCGGCCTCGGCGGACATGAGGGACACGACCCGGTGCGGCCCGGACTGCACATCGATCTGTGCCATCAACCCGTCGATCTGCACACGGGTCACGATGCCGACGAACCGGTTCCGGGCACTCGAGAGCGCATCATCCGACGCCTGTGCCTCCTCGGCGAGTTCCACAGCGCGCGCGGCGAGCGCGTCACCGGGGATCTCGGCCGGCACGGCGTGGGTGGTCGGCAGGAGACCCTGGTCGATCCAGCGCCGGACGGTGTCGTCACTCACGCCGAGCAGTTCGGCGGCACGGGCGATGCGAAAAGTCTGCATATGGCAGGTTACCGCAGATGCGGATGCAGATGGCCGATGAATCCTCATCCGCGGATCGCCGCCCTGCTGTGCGGCGCACACCCCGGACGCCAGCGGTCGGAACCCGACTCGCAGGCCGCACGGGCGCTCGCCGGGCATAGCCTGGTGCCATGCAGCCGATCGTCGCTCCCACGCCCGCTCTCGATCCGGCTGAGCTCGTGCGCACCGCCCGGCATGCGGTGCTGGCAGGCATCGGCGAAGAAGGGCAGCGTCGCCTGGCCGCCGCCCACGTCGCGGTCGTCGGGGCAGGCGGGATCGGTTCCCCGGTGCTGCTCGCGCTCGCGGCTGCCGGTGTCGGCAGCATCACCGTGATCGACGACGACATCGTCGAGCTCACCAATCTGCAGCGCCAGCTCGCCCACCGTGTCGAGGACATCGGCCGCCCCAAGACCGCGTCGGCCGCCCGGGCGATCACCGCGTTGTCGCCCGGCGCCGAGGTCGTGACGGCATCCGAGCGACTCGACTCCGAGAACGCGGAGCGCCTGTTCGCCGGCGCCGACATCGTCGTCGACACGAGCGACTCCTTCGCGACCCGGCGCGACGTCGCCACCGCGACCGAAGCCCTCGGCATCCCACTCGTGTGGGGCGCCGTGCAGGAGTGGCACGCGCAAGCCACGGTGTTCTGGTCGAATCCCCCCGAGGGCCACTCACCCGTCGTCCTCGCCGATCTCTTCCCCCTCGGCACCGAGGGCGAGCCACCCAGCTGCGCGCAGGTCGGAGTGCTGGGGGC
This genomic interval from Microbacterium hydrocarbonoxydans contains the following:
- a CDS encoding TOBE domain-containing protein, which codes for MQTFRIARAAELLGVSDDTVRRWIDQGLLPTTHAVPAEIPGDALAARAVELAEEAQASDDALSSARNRFVGIVTRVQIDGLMAQIDVQSGPHRVVSLMSAEAARELRLEVGSLATASVKATQVVVEVPKS
- a CDS encoding HesA/MoeB/ThiF family protein, with product MQPIVAPTPALDPAELVRTARHAVLAGIGEEGQRRLAAAHVAVVGAGGIGSPVLLALAAAGVGSITVIDDDIVELTNLQRQLAHRVEDIGRPKTASAARAITALSPGAEVVTASERLDSENAERLFAGADIVVDTSDSFATRRDVATATEALGIPLVWGAVQEWHAQATVFWSNPPEGHSPVVLADLFPLGTEGEPPSCAQVGVLGAMCVQVGGMLAGEVVKLITGAGEPLLGRLAIIDSLAARQHEIAIRSAVSA